In Halobacteriovorax sp. DA5, a genomic segment contains:
- a CDS encoding Glu/Leu/Phe/Val dehydrogenase, with protein sequence MSNLLDNPLYQDAIAQLEESAAIMGLDPNVADRLKHPKRALQVAVPIRLDDGTVKTFQGFRVQHNMTLGPGKGGVRFHPGVDLAETAGLAMLMTFKCALVGLPLGGAKGGICVDPTKLSRQELQSLTRRYTTEINMIIGPTIDIPAPDIGTDGQTMAWMLDTYSQLKGYTVPGVVTGKPITVGGSLGRSEATGKGVAFCVNFAAKKLGMTIDTNTTVAIHGFGKVAVPAAEDLQAQGAKIVAVSDVSGAIYDPNGLDIEKAVAWAKGGRLLADMDGVEKISNEELFALEVDILIPAAIDGVITEKNAHNVKAKIIAEGANGPLNKAAIDIVTKNGSFLVPDILCNAGGVIVSYFEWVQGLQNFFWDLSEINKKLHDILKDAFENVYEAHQKYDIDMKKAAFVAALRRLERAMRLRGLFPG encoded by the coding sequence ATGAGCAATCTTCTAGATAATCCACTATACCAGGATGCCATTGCGCAATTAGAAGAATCTGCAGCAATTATGGGACTTGATCCAAACGTTGCCGACAGACTTAAACACCCAAAAAGAGCACTTCAAGTAGCAGTTCCTATTCGTCTTGACGATGGTACTGTTAAAACTTTTCAAGGATTCAGAGTTCAGCACAATATGACTCTTGGGCCTGGAAAAGGTGGAGTACGTTTTCACCCAGGCGTAGATTTAGCTGAAACAGCTGGTCTTGCTATGCTTATGACTTTTAAATGTGCCCTTGTTGGTCTGCCTCTAGGTGGAGCAAAAGGTGGTATTTGTGTTGATCCAACAAAACTTTCTCGTCAAGAGCTTCAGTCTCTAACTAGAAGATACACTACTGAGATCAACATGATTATCGGTCCAACGATTGATATTCCAGCACCAGATATTGGTACTGACGGTCAAACAATGGCGTGGATGCTTGATACATATTCTCAATTAAAAGGTTACACTGTTCCAGGTGTAGTAACAGGAAAGCCAATTACTGTTGGTGGTTCACTAGGTCGTAGTGAAGCTACAGGTAAAGGTGTTGCATTCTGTGTTAACTTTGCTGCAAAGAAACTTGGAATGACAATTGATACAAATACAACAGTTGCAATTCACGGTTTTGGTAAGGTAGCTGTTCCTGCTGCTGAAGACCTTCAAGCACAAGGTGCAAAGATCGTTGCTGTATCTGATGTTTCAGGTGCTATTTATGATCCAAATGGCCTTGATATTGAAAAAGCTGTTGCTTGGGCAAAAGGTGGACGCCTTCTTGCTGATATGGATGGAGTAGAGAAAATTTCTAACGAAGAACTTTTCGCTCTTGAAGTTGATATCTTAATCCCTGCAGCAATCGATGGTGTTATCACTGAAAAGAATGCTCACAATGTTAAAGCTAAGATCATTGCAGAAGGTGCAAACGGTCCACTTAATAAAGCTGCGATTGATATCGTAACTAAGAATGGTTCATTCCTAGTTCCAGATATTCTTTGTAACGCTGGTGGTGTTATCGTTTCTTACTTTGAGTGGGTACAAGGTCTTCAGAACTTCTTCTGGGATCTTTCTGAGATCAACAAAAAACTTCACGACATCCTAAAAGATGCTTTCGAGAATGTTTATGAAGCTCACCAGAAATATGATATTGATATGAAAAAGGCTGCTTTCGTTGCCGCTCTAAGAAGACTAGAGAGAGCAATGAGACTTAGAGGTCTTTTCCCAGGTTAA
- a CDS encoding LexA family transcriptional regulator, giving the protein MEKKIRAKLPIANCGLFGISEDHIQNYQSLDDRFVQNRSATFFFEAQGDSMEPLIMPGDVLVIDRSLEVKSGRVAVVYLDGEFLCKRFIRQDGKSILRSHNPLHRDIIISEEMDFLVWGPIVAVARDMKEL; this is encoded by the coding sequence ATGGAAAAGAAAATTAGAGCAAAACTACCGATTGCAAATTGTGGACTCTTTGGAATCAGCGAGGATCACATACAGAATTATCAATCTCTAGATGATCGTTTTGTACAGAATCGTTCTGCGACATTTTTCTTTGAAGCACAAGGTGACTCGATGGAACCATTGATTATGCCCGGTGACGTCCTGGTTATCGATCGATCTTTAGAAGTAAAGAGCGGTCGAGTTGCCGTGGTTTATCTGGACGGAGAGTTCTTGTGCAAGAGATTCATTAGACAAGATGGAAAGTCCATTTTGCGCTCACACAATCCCCTGCATCGAGACATTATCATTTCAGAAGAAATGGACTTCTTGGTGTGGGGGCCAATTGTGGCCGTGGCCCGTGACATGAAAGAGTTATGA
- a CDS encoding alpha/beta fold hydrolase yields the protein MNWLLLRGLARDSRHWYEFPDYVKKMKGTNHVFAIDYLGVGSKNEEKSPLKISDYVEDMRSDWLKLKEENDGPWSVIGISMGGMMALDWCERHSDDFEHAVLLNTSTSDSGKIYHRMSLEAVTTFSKLAFNNNHREREEKALSLTVKMKELSDDLLDAYAAYFEERPLNRANFVRQLIAASHYRLPKKLKTDVLLLAGKQDKLANYKCSVEISKRLGAALELHEQAGHDLPLDDPEWIIKKIEEHYLDSK from the coding sequence ATGAATTGGTTGCTTCTTAGGGGTTTAGCAAGAGATAGTCGACATTGGTATGAATTCCCTGACTATGTAAAAAAAATGAAAGGCACAAATCATGTCTTTGCAATTGATTACTTGGGTGTTGGTAGCAAGAATGAAGAGAAGTCTCCATTAAAGATATCTGATTATGTTGAAGATATGAGAAGTGATTGGCTAAAACTTAAAGAAGAAAATGATGGCCCGTGGAGTGTTATCGGAATTTCAATGGGGGGAATGATGGCCCTTGATTGGTGTGAGCGACATAGCGATGACTTTGAACATGCTGTTCTTCTTAACACTTCAACGAGTGACTCAGGGAAAATTTATCATCGTATGTCTCTTGAAGCAGTAACGACCTTTTCAAAACTGGCCTTTAATAACAATCACCGCGAACGAGAAGAAAAGGCCTTATCTTTAACTGTTAAGATGAAAGAGTTGTCTGATGATTTACTTGATGCATATGCTGCATATTTTGAGGAAAGACCTCTTAATCGCGCTAACTTTGTAAGGCAGTTAATTGCGGCATCACACTACCGTTTACCTAAGAAATTGAAAACGGATGTCTTGTTGCTTGCAGGCAAGCAAGATAAGCTTGCAAATTATAAATGCAGTGTTGAAATTTCTAAAAGGCTTGGTGCCGCGCTTGAACTACATGAACAAGCGGGACACGATTTACCTCTAGACGATCCTGAATGGATCATTAAAAAGATTGAAGAGCATTACTTAGATAGTAAATAA
- a CDS encoding Y-family DNA polymerase, with protein sequence MEKVYALVDCNSFFCSCERLFRPELRNKPVGVLSNNDGCFVSRTPELKALGVKMGDPYFKVRRLCESHDVHVFSSNFSLYTNISDRVMHVLATFAPSIEIYSVDEAFIDLTGVSGDLNEYCQHIRKTVLQWTGIPVSIGIAPTKTLAKVANHIGKKSQKAQGVVCILEERLQDIALQRTPIEDVWGIGRKNSVKLKSIGIKTAYDFKKFKNTHVIQRLLTKLGRMTQDELRGITCFELEEAQPKKKEILCSRSFSTSVVDLKSLRESVANYVTNASEKMRNQQSLCSTIEVFCLSDPHKIDQTPYYGKDKVKLLGPTSDTRKIIKYAWAALDDLFRMGVCFKKAGVKLGDFSDSEIIQQSLFEELDDPRSVKLMEIIDKINRREGSGMVRSMACGVDNQAWKMRREKISLRYVTGWSELPKCS encoded by the coding sequence ATGGAGAAAGTGTATGCGCTGGTGGATTGTAATTCCTTCTTCTGTTCTTGTGAAAGACTATTTCGACCTGAGTTAAGAAATAAACCTGTTGGTGTCTTATCAAATAATGATGGGTGCTTTGTCTCTCGAACTCCAGAGCTTAAGGCCTTGGGAGTAAAAATGGGGGACCCGTACTTTAAAGTAAGGAGGCTTTGTGAGTCACACGATGTTCATGTTTTTTCTTCTAATTTTTCTTTGTATACAAATATCAGTGATCGGGTAATGCATGTTCTTGCTACCTTCGCTCCATCAATAGAGATCTACTCCGTCGATGAAGCCTTTATTGATTTAACTGGTGTTAGCGGAGATTTAAATGAGTACTGTCAGCATATTCGAAAAACTGTGCTGCAATGGACGGGGATTCCCGTAAGTATTGGTATTGCTCCAACAAAGACTCTCGCAAAAGTGGCCAATCATATTGGGAAGAAGTCACAAAAGGCGCAAGGAGTCGTCTGTATTCTAGAAGAGAGGTTGCAAGATATTGCACTTCAGAGAACTCCTATTGAAGACGTGTGGGGAATTGGAAGGAAGAATAGCGTAAAGTTAAAAAGCATTGGAATTAAAACGGCGTATGATTTTAAGAAGTTCAAAAATACTCATGTCATACAAAGACTTTTAACTAAGCTAGGTCGCATGACTCAAGATGAGTTACGAGGAATTACCTGTTTTGAGTTAGAAGAAGCTCAGCCTAAAAAGAAAGAAATTCTATGTTCACGAAGCTTTAGTACAAGTGTTGTGGATCTAAAAAGCTTGCGAGAATCAGTGGCCAATTATGTAACAAATGCCAGTGAGAAAATGAGAAATCAGCAGAGCTTGTGTTCAACTATTGAAGTTTTTTGTTTAAGTGATCCACATAAGATCGATCAAACGCCATATTATGGTAAAGACAAAGTTAAGCTTCTTGGTCCAACAAGTGATACCAGAAAAATTATCAAGTATGCATGGGCGGCCCTTGATGATCTCTTTCGCATGGGGGTTTGTTTTAAAAAGGCCGGAGTAAAGCTTGGAGACTTTTCAGATTCAGAGATTATCCAACAAAGCCTATTTGAAGAATTAGATGATCCGCGAAGTGTGAAGCTAATGGAAATCATTGATAAAATTAATCGACGAGAGGGAAGTGGTATGGTTAGGTCAATGGCCTGTGGGGTCGATAATCAGGCATGGAAAATGCGAAGGGAGAAAATTTCTTTGCGCTATGTCACAGGTTGGAGCGAATTGCCAAAATGTTCGTAG
- a CDS encoding DUF2817 domain-containing protein translates to MKDFDELNAISELTCIEDPLIRCREITRINHEGESYPIHSFEIGSSDPSAPVLGLFGGIHGLEKVGTQVVVTYLSSLFKQLSWDEELRRSLEKFRIVSIPLINPWGMYHHRRSNPNNIDLMRNSPSRTHEKTKFLLSGHRLSDKLPWYQGNSDQMEHELQTLVDYVKEHIFESQRAISVDFHSGFGLRDRLWYPYARTLTPFKHITEMENLEHLLNETHPHHIYRIEPTSESYTIQGDAWDYLYDEYLEKNPEGVYLPLTLEMGSWIWVKKNPLQIFRRGGLFNPLKSHRYDRTMRRHIMLIKFLFRAVGSSKAWVKR, encoded by the coding sequence ATGAAAGACTTCGATGAGTTAAATGCCATAAGCGAATTAACTTGTATCGAAGACCCACTCATTCGTTGTCGTGAAATTACACGTATTAATCATGAAGGTGAGAGCTATCCAATTCATAGTTTTGAAATTGGTAGCTCAGATCCAAGCGCTCCGGTTCTAGGTTTATTTGGTGGTATTCACGGACTAGAAAAAGTAGGGACACAAGTCGTTGTTACTTATCTTTCTTCATTATTTAAACAACTATCTTGGGATGAAGAGTTAAGACGAAGCCTAGAGAAGTTTAGAATCGTATCGATTCCTCTTATCAATCCATGGGGCATGTATCATCATCGCCGCTCTAATCCAAACAATATTGATCTTATGAGAAACTCACCATCGCGAACTCATGAGAAAACAAAATTTCTACTATCAGGACATAGGTTATCAGATAAGCTTCCATGGTATCAGGGAAATAGTGATCAAATGGAGCATGAACTTCAAACTCTAGTAGACTATGTGAAAGAACATATATTTGAATCTCAGCGTGCTATCTCTGTCGACTTCCATTCTGGCTTTGGCCTAAGAGATCGACTTTGGTATCCTTATGCCAGAACGCTTACACCTTTTAAGCATATAACAGAAATGGAAAACCTAGAGCACTTATTAAATGAAACCCATCCTCATCATATTTATCGAATAGAGCCGACATCTGAAAGTTATACAATCCAAGGTGATGCCTGGGATTATCTATATGATGAGTATTTAGAAAAAAATCCAGAGGGAGTCTATCTACCTTTAACTCTTGAGATGGGAAGTTGGATTTGGGTTAAAAAGAATCCATTACAAATATTTAGAAGAGGAGGATTATTTAATCCTCTTAAGTCTCATCGATATGATCGAACGATGAGAAGACATATTATGCTAATTAAATTTCTCTTTCGAGCTGTTGGAAGTTCTAAAGCATGGGTGAAAAGGTAA